The region CCGAATTAAATACTATTGGTATCGCTGTGAGTGGTGCATCTATATTTAACGATCAAGAAGGTGCTGGAGATTTAGACCAAGCTGCAGCCTCCTTAGATTGGACTGGAGGACACATAGGTCCTGGTGTATACCACTATCATCTAGAACCAAAAGCATTTACAGATGACGATGATAGTTTAGCTGGAATCTTATTAGATGGAGTATTTTTGTATGGAAGAAAATGCTATTCTACAGGGACATATCCAACAGACTTAGATGAATCTGGCGGACATACTTCTGTAACTCAATACACTGATGGTGAAGCAGAGTATCATTACCACATTATAAACGAGCTATACTCTACCACAGGGTCTTACATTGCTTTTGCAGGTCCATTTCAAGGCTATTAATTTATGAGAACACACTTAATTTTTGCCTTTCTATGTATGCATATATTAATGGGATGTCATTCCAAAACCTCAACTAACAATACAATTGACACTGAAAAGGCATTACTTATTAAAAATCAAGAAGTTTTAAAAACAGACTTGCTTTTAAATCAACTTGAAGGCAGATGGTATTATAAAGACAAACCGTATTTTGGCTATTCTGTTAAATATCACCAAAACAACACTTTAGCAGAACGCTTAGGTTATGTAAACGGAAAGCGAGAAGGCACAGCCAGACAATGGTCAGACAAAGGGGTATTACGTATAGCATCTAATTATAAGAATAATCGTTTGAATGGCGATTACATTACGTGGTGGGATAACGGTATAATATCGTCTAAATCACATTATGTAAATGGGAAAAAGCAAGGACTAGATGAAGAATGGTATCCCAACGGACAATTAGCTAAACACAGACAATTAGTAGATGGTAAAGAAAATGGATTGCAGAAAGCTTGGTTAAAAAATGGAACCTTATATGTAAATTACGAAGCCAAAAATGGTCGGATTTTTGGGATGAAAAGAGCAAATTCATGTTATAAATTAGAAGATGAAATTATTATTAGAGATAAAAAGATATAGTCCGTTAGTTATACTAATAGCTGTATTAACTACAAGTTGTAAAAATGAAGCTAACCCCATTAATATCAGTCCTACAGAAGAAAGTAGTCGAGTAGCATTTCTACCATATTATCAAGATGAATCCTTTACCCCTAATTGGATAACACCTGGTACTGAAGAAGAGCAAAATTTTCATAAAATACCTGATTTTAAATTAATAAATCAATTAGGAGATACTATTACTCAAGATACATTTGAAAACAAAATTTATATAACTGATTTTTTCTTTACAATCTGTCCTGGAATTTGTCCAAAATTAGCAGAAAGTATGCTTAAAGTTCAAGATGAATTTAAAACAGATTCAGACGTGGTCCTACTTTCCCATTCAGTTATGCCTTCTACAGATTCTGTTCCTGTTTTACAGGCATATGCTAAATCTCATGGAGTGATTTCAAACAAATGGCATTTAGCCACAGGGAAAAAAGAAGAAATTTACACTCTAGGTCGAGAACACTATTTCATAGAAAATGATTTAGGCGCCCCTAAAAGTGCAGATGATTTTTTACACACCGAAAACTTTTTACTTATAGATAAAAACAAGCACATCAGGGGGATTTACAATGGTCTTAATAGAGCTTCTGTAGCCCAACTCATTACAGATATAAAAGCATTAAAAGCTGAATATTTGGACTTATAATAAACCATCCATAGTAAATATTTTGTAATCAAAATATCAAATTTTAAATTGCAGATGATTTAAACTTTTCGATATATTAATATTAAGAATGTTATATATAGTCTATTTATATTTTAATAAACATATTGTATATTAATATGTATTAAAATTCAAAATCAAGTTTTAAAAATAAAAAATAGCTAAAAAACACATTTAATATAAGACCCTAAAAACAAGATGTTTAACTTTTAAAGTCCTAAAAACCTCGGCTATTACCGGAATCTACTCAACGAAACAGCTATTGTATTATATATAATAAAACAGCACATTAAAAACCACATTCACTATAATAGCATTAAAAAATTATGATTTTAAAAAAAAATTAATAAATATGTTGATTTTTTTATTACATTTGGTTAACCAGATTGGTATTCCAATCAAAAACATAAATAATAACTAAATTTAAAACTAAAATCATGAAACAAACTTTACTTTCATTATGCTTATTTGCATCACTTTCTGCTTTTGCACAACAACCCGTTTTATATAACGGACAATTTGATCAAATTCCAAAAGCACCAGGTTCTAGCGACTGTTCTTGTTCACATTGGATTAATAAAGATTTAGGTGATCAAGGTGAAACCTCATCTACAGGTGTTGAAGATCCTAATAAAGCACTTAAATTTGATAATTTTGAATCCGATGTTATTTATCAAGAAGTTGCTGTGCTTCCTAACACAGAATATAAACTTACATATTCTGCTAGAGTAGATGATGATGTCGATCCAGATGTTACTCCAACAACTTTAGAAATACGCATACTAAAAGGTTCTGGATACAGAGAAGATTATGATATTATATATTATTCTGACGCAACTATTAAACCTACATCTGAGTTTGGATATTCTGATATTACAGAAGTAGAGGATGAAACAAATAATATTGTTGTAACTACTTTAACACACCCTGGTGAAGATAGTTATACAGAATATGAATTAACATTTAATACTGGTGATGAAACTAGTATTGCCATTTTTGCAAGAGGTACTGGTCGACCAGATACAGCTCCTGATGATGCTAGCGATAGCAGACCTTGGTTATGGTCTTCTGGTGAAGACGAAGCTTTCTTAGACTATATAACACTAACTAATAACACCTTATCTGTAAAAGATAATGCTTTAGCTTCTGGATTAAAAGTGTATCCTAACCCAGTAACATCAGAACTTAATATCAAATCAGAAAACAACATCGCTATTCAATCCGTACAGTTATATAATGTTTTAGGAGCAGAAGTATTATCAGTTAATAAATTAATTAACAATACCATTAATGTTTCTAACTTAACTTCTGGAATTTATATTCTTAAAGTTAATGCAGAAAATAATGCTTCTACAAGCAAACGAATTATTATAGAATAAATAAACAATAGCAGAACAAAAAACCTCAGCTTATTTAATTTAGCTGAGGTTTTTTTATTTTATAAACATTAAATTTTAGCTAAGCAACTTTACTATTCTTTTAAACTTCCTAATACTTGTAATTTGGTTGAATCTCCATTCACCGCATAGGTTTTAGACTTTTTAAATAAAGTACTGCCCCAACCTGCTAGAGCTCCTGCAGCTGTACCAATAGCAATAACCTCTGGATCTCCTGCAATAAAACCTACTCCTGCACCTATAGCTGCTCCAGTAATAACATTAGTCCATCCAGAATATTTGGTTTTTATAACCCCAATATCATTTACAGGAATATCAATAGTCTCACCCCTTTTAACTAATTTAAGCGTATGATCTGATATAGATACAATATCGCCTTTATCAATTTTCTTCCCTTGTAAATCATATACTCTTACAAATACATTTGCATCTTCAAATGTCGTGTTTTGAGCACATACATTTAGAGTTAGAATAAATGTCAATATAAAAATTAGCTGTTTCATAATATGTATATCTTAATTAATATGTTTTGGCTAAGATATCAAAAGTTAATACGAAACTCAAGAAAAAATGTAGTTTATCGAAATAAAATGTATTTTAACGAATCCCATAGATTATCAACAACTTTTAAGCCCAGAGTTCAATTCAATTATAGTCTGCAGAACTAATAAAAAGTGTAGCGTATAGTTTGCGATATTGTAGTAGCATTATAGAATAATCTAAATTACCATAAGTAGATAAAGTAATAAGAATGAGGTTAAAGTATAAAATACAAAAAGCCCTACATTTCTGTAGAGCTTTCAGTTATTATATAACTTAAATAATCCTTATAAAGAAGCGATATGCTTAGTTAAACCAGATTTAAGGTTTGCAGCTTTATTAGCGTGAATTACATTTTTCTTAGCTAATTTATCGATCATAGAAACCACGTTAGAGTATAACGCTTCTGCTTCTTCTTTCGTTTCAGCATCACGTAATTTCTTAATAGCATTACGAGTCGTTTTATGCTGATATCTATTTCTTAAACGTTTAGCTTCGTTACTTCTAATTCTTTTTAACGATGACTTATGATTTGCCATTTGATCTTTTCTTATTAAATGATTGTAGCCCGTAGGGGAATCGAACCCCTCTTACCAGGATGAAAACCTGGCGTCCTAGCCGATAGACGAACGGGCCATTATTTTTTTGAGTGTGCAAATATAAAACTTATTTTATTATTTGCAAAACATTTTTTCAAAAAACTTTCAATGTGATTTTTTGTTTAACAATTATCGCATTGCGGGTGCAAATATACAACCTTTTTTGAATGTTACAACAATAATTGAAAGTTTTTTGAAAAAAAATTTCAATTAATAGGCTTTTGCAAACAACACTCGGCGTTTAGATGGCTTACCGCTAAATACACACACGCCCTCCTCATCTACAGAATCTTCTGGAATACAGCGAATTGTAGCTTTCGTAAGGTCTTTAATCTTATCTTCAGTCTCTGACGTACCATCCCAGTGTGCCGAAATAAATCCTCCTACTTTTTCTAAAGTTTCTTTAAATTCATCAAAAGAATTAACTTCGGTGGTATGAGAATCTCTAAAATCAAAAGCCTTTTTATATAGTGTATCTTGTATTTCAGTCATTAAACCTTCTACTATACCCGTTAATAAGTCTAAAGACACCACTTCTTTTGTTAATGTATCTCGTCTAGCCAATTCTACAGTTCCATTTTCAAGATCTTTAGGTCCTATCGCAATACGTAATGGCACACCTTGTAATTCATGTTGAGCAAATTTAGCTCCTGGTCTAAAGGTTGTACGGTCGTCGTATTTTACTGTTATATTTTTTACTCTAAGGTCACTTATAATTAGGTTCGCTATTTTAGAAATCTCTTCAAACTGTTCTTCTGTCTTATATATAGGAACTATTACCACTTGGTTTGGCGCTAAATTTGGAGGTAATACTAAACCATGATCATCACTATGTGTCATAATTAAAGCCCCCATTAAACGTGTAGACACACCCCAAGAAGTAGCCCAAACATAATCTTGCTTTCCTTCTTTAGATGTAAACTTAACATCGAATGCTTTGGCAAAATTTTGCCCCAAAAAATGCGAAGTACCTGCTTGCAAAGCTTTACCATCTTGCATTAAAGCTTCAATACAATATGTATCATCTGCTCCTGCAAAACGCTCACTTTCTGTTTTAAGTCCTTTAACTACCGGAATAGCCATAAAATTTTCAACAAAAGTAGCATACACATTATTCATTAATTTTGCTTCTGCTAGAGCTTCTGCTTTAGTTTCGTGAGCAGTATGACCTTCTTGCCACAAAAATTCTGCTGTACGCAAAAATAAACGTGTACGCATTTCCCAACGTACCACATTGGCCCATTGATTAATTAATAAAGGCAAGTCTCTATAGGATTGTACCCAACCTTTAAATGTATTCCAAATTATAGCTTCGCTTGTTGGTCTAACTACAAGTTCTTCTTCTAATTTAGCCTCCGGATCTACACGTAACTTTCCTGGTTTATCAGGATCGTTTTGAAGTCTGTAATGAGTTACCACTGCACACTCCTTAGCAAAGCCTTCTGCATTTTTCTCTTCTGCTTCAAAAAGACTTTTAGGTACAAATAATGGAAAATAAGCGTTTTGATGTCCTGTCTCTTTAAACATTCGATCCAATTCAGCTTGCATCTTTTCCCAGATAGCATATCCATAAGGTTTTATAACCATGCAACCTCTAACTGCCGAATTTTCAGCGAGATCGGCTTTTACCACTAACTCATTATACCATTTTGAGTAGTCCTCAGCCCTACTTGTAAGTTTTTTGCTCATATTGTTAATTTTGGCATAAATATTGCCACTATGTTAAATATATTAAATAGTTACGCAAAACTAACTATTTTTGTTATGTTCAACAATAAATTTAATCTAGATATGAGATACAAAGAAACTTTAAAACAAAATGGTTTATTTTTAACCTTGCTTTCAAGCTTGCTTGTGCTCTCATCCTGTGCAGGTTCGCAAGAATATGCTCAACAAAGTAATGATGGAATTTACAGTACTCCTACCACTAATAATAGAATAGTTTACGAAGAAAACTATGACACTGCAGATAATATGTACTATAAAAATTATTTTAAAGAGAAATCTCAAGAAATTGATATTTATAATGCAGAGGCAGAACAAGATTCTATTTTTACAGATGTAGATAGCTACCAAAGCAATGCTTACACAGAAGAAGCCTACGATGATTCTTATTACGCCGAAAACGACTATAATGGTAATGGTGGTTGGGGACAAGAAACCGATGGTGTAACAGTTACCATTTATAACGATCCTTTTATGTATAGTGGTATTGGATTTGGCTACCCTTATTATGGCTATAGTTGGGGATACGCTGGTTGGTACAGACCTTACTATGGTTGGGGCTGGGGATACGGCGGATTTTACCCTCCTTATTATGGTGGTTGGGGTTACGGTGCAGGATGGGCCATTGGTTGGGGACGCCCAGGTTATTATGGACGCCCAGGTCACGGACATTACTACAATTACAATTACGGGCGTAGAGGCACCAATCTAGGATATAGTAGAGGCATTGCTTACAACTCAAATAACAGATATTTAAACAGCAACCGCTTTAGCAGAACAAATGCGAATAGCAGTAGCAGATATCAAAATATAACTAGAAATAGCAATTCAACTTCTAGAAGTTCCAACACGAATGCAACTACACGTACATATAGAACTACTAGAAACTCTTCTTCTACATATAGCAGACAAAGACCAACAACTACGTCAAGAAGTTCGAGATCTACCACTACTACCAGACAAAGTAGCAGTTCTAATAGATCATACAGTTCTCCAACACGTTCGTCTTCTTCAACAAGCAGAAGCTATTCTAGCCCTACAAGAAGTTCTTCTACATCAACCAGAAGCAGTAGTGTTAGATCATCTAGAGGAGGCAGATAATATATATTAAATAACAGATAGATTTAATTATCATGACTTTTAAAACGATAGTTTTTATACTAGCAGGCATCTTAACGGTGCCTGCTTTTTATGCTCAGAATATAACAGATGCTGTTAGATATTCTCAAGACGACATTGTAGGTTCTGCAAGATACAGAGGATTAAGCGGAGCATTTGGAGCTCTTGGAGGCGATTTATCGGCAGCAAGTTTAAATCCTGCTGGTGCTGCAGTGTTTACCTCTAGTTTTATGTCTTTCTCCTTAACAAATTTAAACATCAAGAACAACACAGCGTACTATGATGGTTTAGATTCTAATAAAGATTCATATACCGAGTTCACACAAATAGGAACCGCATTTGTTTTTCACAATCCTAATTCTAATGGCTCATTTAAAAAATTTACGCTAGGATTCTCTTACGATAAAACACACGACTATAAAAATGATTGGGCTGCACACGGCGAAGGTGTAAATTCTATTGCCAATTATTTTTTAGCTTATGCCCAAGGTAAACCTTTAAATGAAATTTCAGCTTTACAAAACGAATCGCTTTCTCGTGCATATTCAGAAATTGGATATGCTTATGGATCTGGACACCAACAAGCGTTTTTGGGTTACGAGTCTTATATAATAGACCCTGTAAACTCTACAGATGAAAACACAGACTACATCTCTAATATTTCGCCGGGAACTTTTAATCAAAATTACATCTATTCTGCCACGGGTTACAACGGAAAAATTGCTGTAAATCTAGCTTCTCAAGTTAATGATAAGTTATACTTAGGTATAAATTTAAACACACACTTTATAAATTACGATCGCATAACATATTTCACAGAGTCTAACTCAAATGTAGACTCTTATGTAACTGATGTCGATTTTGAAAACAGATTATCTACAATTGGCGGAGGATTTTCTTTTCAAGTTGGTACGATATATAGAGCCACAGATCGTTTAAGATTAGGATTAACTTATAGTTCTCCAACTTGGTACACTATAGAAGAAGAAACAGCTCAAGCCATAAGTACAACACGTATTGAAGAAAACAACAGTATAGACCAAGTTATAAAACCAAATGTTATTAACGTATTTCCAAGTTACGATTTAAGAACACCCGGAAAATTCTTAGGAAGTATTGCTTATGTTTTTGGCACTAAAGGACTAATTAGTTTTGATTATAGCTACAAAGATTATGGAAGCGCAAAATTTAAACCTAATAACGATCCCTATTTTAGTGAACAAAATAATATTATAACTAATGCTTTAAAAGGCGTTTCTGCTTTTAACGTTGGGGGAGAATACAGAATTAAGCAATTAAGTTTAAGAGGCGGATACCGTTTTGAAGAAAGTCCGTATAAAAACGGGGTGACTGTAGGCGACTTAACAGGATATTCTGTAGGCTTAGGATACCGTTTTGGAAATACAAATTTTGATATTACATTTGACCAATACCAACGCGATCAAGACTATCAATTATACAATGTAGGCTTAACAGATGCCGTTGCATTAGACACTACAGTTTCAAACATTACATTCTCTTTAAGTTTTACTTTATAGTCTTAAATAAAACCCTTAAAGACAGCTCTGTTTATCTCTAATTAAAACAGAGCTGTCTTTGTATATAATATAACAACTATTAATTGTTTCACAATTCAAACTTAAAGAAAACGGAATTACCTATCTTTGCAAATTAAAACAGCTTTATTTTTAGATAAATGAAATTTGATAATAATATAGAAGAGTTTGATGCTATAGGAGATAATCATATTGGTACGTCTAGCGACACGCCAATGCGTGCTGATGCATTTGACATTTCTGATGAAGAAAAAATTAAATCTATAAAAGCAGATGTTCACCACATTATGGAAACATTAGGCTTAGATTTAACAGACGATAGTTTAAAAGGTACTCCTAACAGAGTTGCTAAAATGTTTGTAAAAGAAATTTTTGGCGGATTAAATCCAAATAAAAAACCAACAGCTTCAACCTTTGACAATAAATATAAATACGGAGAAATGTTAGTTGAAAAAAACATTACATTATACTCTACTTGCGAGCACCATTTACTACCTATAGTTGGTAGAGCTCACGTAGCGTATATTTCTAATGGTAATGTTGTAGGACTATCAAAAATGAATCGTATTGTAGATTTTTATGCTAAACGCCCTCAAGTACAAGAACGTTTAACCATTCAAATTGTAAAAGAATTACAAAATGTTTTAGGTACAGAAGATGTAGCTTGTATTATAGACGCAAAACATTTATGTGTAAATTCTAGAGGGATCCGTGACATTGAAAGTAGTACTGTTACTGCCGAATTTGGAGGTCAGTTTAAAGAAAAAAACACACGTAGAGAATTTATTGAGTACATAAAACTAGAGACACAATTTTAAATCATCCTGATTATGCCTCAGCTATACAAGCAACAACACATTAAAATTTACAATTCCCTTTCTGGTCAAAAAGAAGTATTTACACCTATTAACGATGGCTATGTAGGTATGTATGTTTGCGGACCAACTGTTTACAGCAATGTACACTTAGGAAATGTAAGAACATTTATGTCTTTCGATACTATTTTCCGTTACCTAAAACACTTGGGCTATAAGGTACGTTATGTACGAAATATTACGGATGCTGGACATTTAGAAAATGATGCAGACGAAGGAGAAGACCGAATTGCAAAAAAAGCACGATTAGAACAAATAGAACCTATGGAGGTTGTACAGCGTTATACTGTAGACTTTCATAACATCTTAAATAAATTCAACTTTTTACCGCCTAGTATAGAACCCACGGCTACCGGCCATATTATTGAACAAATTGAATTAATTAAAACAATTATTGATAATGGCTTTGGTTACGAAATAAACGGCTCTGTATATTTCGATGTTTTAAAATTTAATGAAACCAATAATTATGGTAAATTAAGTAAGCGAAATGTTGAAGATTTAATTCATAACACTCGTGTATTAGACGGACAAACCGACAAGAAAAACCCTCAAGATTTTGCGCTTTGGAAAAAGGCAGAACCGCAACATATCATGCGTTGGCCTTCACCTTGGAGCGATGGTTTTCCAGGTTGGCATTTAGAGTGTACCGCTATGAGTACAAAGTACTTAGGCGAACATTTTGATATTCACGGTGGTGGAATGGATTTAAAATTTCCTCACCATGAATGTGAGATTGCTCAAGCAGAAGCCTGTAATCATCAATCGCCAGTTAATTATTGGATGCATGCTAACATGCTAATTATGAATGGTAAAAAGATGGCTAAATCTACAGGAAACTTTATTCTACCTGAGCAAATTTTTACAGGAGAGAACGAACATATTACTCAAGCATATAGTGCAAGTGTCGCCCGTTTTTTTATGCTACAAGCCCACTATCGATCTGTTTTAGATTTTACTAACAACGGGTTATTAGCTAGCGAGAAAGGGTTCAATAGATTAATGGATGCTATCACAGATTTAGATAACTTAAAAACTAGTGCAACATCATCTGTAAACATTTCTGAATGGAAACAGAAATGTTATGATGCCATGAACGACGATTTTAATTCGCCTATCTTAATTGCTAATTTATTTGAAGCTGTAAAATTTATCAATCAAATAAAAGACGGAAAAGCAACACTTACCGAAGCTGATTTGCAAGAATTAAAATCTACCATTAACACCTTTACTTTTGATGTTTTAGGATTAGTACATGGTGCACAAGCAGAAACAGGAGAAGATAAACTCTCTGGAGCTGTAGATTTATTAATTAAATTAAGACAAGAAGCAAGAGCAAATAAAGATTTTGCTTTATCTGATAAAATTAGAGACGAACTTGCTGCAGTAGGCATACAGCTAAACGACGGTAAAGAAGGCACAACATTCTCTACCAACTAAACACATAACACGGACAAGCTTTATCTCTTGTCCGTTTTTTATACACTAATGAAACGTTTATTAATCGCTCCTTTTTTATTCTTAATTAAGATATATCAAACTTTTATATCGCCATTAACACCTGCCTCTTGTAGATATCATCCTACATGCTCGCAATACACTAAAGAAGCCTTATTAAAACACGGCCTAATAAAAGGCGGTTGGTTAGCTATTAAACGTATTTTTAGTTGTCATCCTTGGGGTGGTTCAGGATACGATCCTGTTCCTTAAACTCTAAGTCCATTTTAATAGTTTGTTAACGCACTATTCTTTTTTTAATCCTTTGTCAAATGTCTATATTTAGGCATTGAAAACTAAAAACACTATGCACTTTTTAAAATTCGATTGGAATCCTACTTCTGGAATTGAAATTATTGGAAATTTCCAACTTCATTTTTATAGCCTTATGTGGGTTACTGCCTTTTTATTAGGTTGGTATGTTATGAAACGTATCTATCAAAAAGAAAAGGTTTCTCTAGAATACTTAGACCCATTATTTATTTACACTGTACTGGCTACCATGATTGGAGCGCGACTTGGCCATGTTATTTTCTATCAGCCTGAATTATTTAAAGACGATTTTCTTAGTATTTTTTTACCCATACGCACAAAACCAGAACTTGAATTTACAGGCTTCCAAGGCTTAGCAAGTCATGGTGCTGCTATAGGTATTATTATAGGCATGTATTTATATCGAAAAAAATACAATTATAAATCCCTAATGTGGATATTAGATCGCATTGTAATACCTGTATCCTTAGGTGCTATTTTTATTAGAATTGGAAACTTTATCAATTCTGAAATTATAGGAAAAATTACAGATTCTAGTTTAGGGGTTCGTTTTATACAAGAAGAATATAATAAATATGAAGCTGTAAGACTTACAGGTATTAAAGATCCAAAAGAAGCATATAATGCTATAGCTAATAATCCTCAGTTCCAAAACTTATTAGATGCCGTTCCCTACAGGCATCCAGCACAATTATACGAATCTGCTTGTTATGTATTTGTATTCCTCATTTTATGGACTATCTATAATAAAACCTCTAAAAAAGATAACCCTGGCTATTTATTTGGTTTATTTTTAGTTTTATTATGGACTATAAGATTCTTTGTAGAGTTTGTTAAAGAAGCTCAGGTAGACGATCGTGCAACTTGGGCATTAAACACGGGGCAATGGTTAAGTATACCTTTTATAATAGTAGGTTTTTATTTTATGTTTATTTACAAAAGCTCATCTAAAAAAGCTTAAAATTCTGTATTATGAATGTACCCAAACTTATTTTCTCAATACTATTACTAGGTTTAGCAACCTTAACTTTAGCCTGTAAAGACGAAAAAAAAACAACTATAGCACCTACAGAAATTACATTCAAAAAAGAAGGTGAGTTAACGCTTTATAAATCAAAAACAGACTCTGTAATTAAAACATTAAATATAGAAATTGCAGATACTGGATATGATAGAGAAACTGGTTTAATGTATCGTTCTGCTATGGAGAATAACAATGCCATGTTATTTGTTTTTCCAGATGAGTTACCACGTGGTTTTTATATGAAGAATACTCAAATTCCGTTAGACATTATATATATTGCAGAAAACAAAACTATAGCTAGTATTGCTAAAAATGCAAAACCAATGGATGAAACCACTGTATTATCTCACAAACCAGCAATGTATGTTTTAGAAGTTAATGCAGGTTTAGCAGATGCTTGGCAATTAAAAGAAGGAGATTCTATAACTTATACAAAACAATAATAACATACAGCTTATTATAAATCTTATAAAAAAGCAGGATTTAATATAAATTAAATCCTGCTTTTTATTTTACATTAGGGTCTATGTAACCTAATCTTTTATAAGAATATTACCTTTATGTTTCCA is a window of Formosa sediminum DNA encoding:
- the cysS gene encoding cysteine--tRNA ligase codes for the protein MPQLYKQQHIKIYNSLSGQKEVFTPINDGYVGMYVCGPTVYSNVHLGNVRTFMSFDTIFRYLKHLGYKVRYVRNITDAGHLENDADEGEDRIAKKARLEQIEPMEVVQRYTVDFHNILNKFNFLPPSIEPTATGHIIEQIELIKTIIDNGFGYEINGSVYFDVLKFNETNNYGKLSKRNVEDLIHNTRVLDGQTDKKNPQDFALWKKAEPQHIMRWPSPWSDGFPGWHLECTAMSTKYLGEHFDIHGGGMDLKFPHHECEIAQAEACNHQSPVNYWMHANMLIMNGKKMAKSTGNFILPEQIFTGENEHITQAYSASVARFFMLQAHYRSVLDFTNNGLLASEKGFNRLMDAITDLDNLKTSATSSVNISEWKQKCYDAMNDDFNSPILIANLFEAVKFINQIKDGKATLTEADLQELKSTINTFTFDVLGLVHGAQAETGEDKLSGAVDLLIKLRQEARANKDFALSDKIRDELAAVGIQLNDGKEGTTFSTN
- a CDS encoding DUF192 domain-containing protein; the encoded protein is MNVPKLIFSILLLGLATLTLACKDEKKTTIAPTEITFKKEGELTLYKSKTDSVIKTLNIEIADTGYDRETGLMYRSAMENNNAMLFVFPDELPRGFYMKNTQIPLDIIYIAENKTIASIAKNAKPMDETTVLSHKPAMYVLEVNAGLADAWQLKEGDSITYTKQ
- the yidD gene encoding membrane protein insertion efficiency factor YidD, giving the protein MKRLLIAPFLFLIKIYQTFISPLTPASCRYHPTCSQYTKEALLKHGLIKGGWLAIKRIFSCHPWGGSGYDPVP
- the lgt gene encoding prolipoprotein diacylglyceryl transferase; the encoded protein is MHFLKFDWNPTSGIEIIGNFQLHFYSLMWVTAFLLGWYVMKRIYQKEKVSLEYLDPLFIYTVLATMIGARLGHVIFYQPELFKDDFLSIFLPIRTKPELEFTGFQGLASHGAAIGIIIGMYLYRKKYNYKSLMWILDRIVIPVSLGAIFIRIGNFINSEIIGKITDSSLGVRFIQEEYNKYEAVRLTGIKDPKEAYNAIANNPQFQNLLDAVPYRHPAQLYESACYVFVFLILWTIYNKTSKKDNPGYLFGLFLVLLWTIRFFVEFVKEAQVDDRATWALNTGQWLSIPFIIVGFYFMFIYKSSSKKA